Proteins encoded by one window of Macaca fascicularis isolate 582-1 chromosome 10, T2T-MFA8v1.1:
- the LOC102120857 gene encoding large ribosomal subunit protein eL31-like produces MAPAKKGGEKKKDRSAINEVVTREYTINIDKRIHGVGFKKRAPQALKEIRKFAMKEMGTPDVRIDTRLNKAVWAKGIKNVPYWIHARLSRKRNEDEDSPNKLYTLVTYVPVTTFKNLQTVNVDEN; encoded by the coding sequence ATGGCTCCCGCAAAGAAGGGTGGTGAGAAGAAAAAGGACCGTTCTGCCATCAACGAGGTGGTGACCCGAGAATACACCATCAACATTGACAAGCGCATCCATGGAGTGGGCTTCAAGAAGCGTGCCCCTCAGGCACTCAAAGAGATTCGGAAATTTGCCATGAAGGAGATGGGAACTCCAGATGTGCGCATTGATACCAGGCTCAACAAAGCTGTCTGGgccaaaggaataaagaatgtcCCATACTGGATCCATGCGCGGTTGTCCAGAAAACGTAATGAGGATGAAGATTCACCAAATAAGCTCTATACTTTGGTTACCTATGTACCTGTTACCACTTTCAAAAATCTACAGACAGTCAATGTGGATGAGAACTAA